ttttaaattaacaatcGTTTCGTTagttaagacccttattcctcggttgggatcgtgtagagccctttgaagctgcactgaaactgcaatttggaccttgaacccattggtagccattgaagtccactatttggagaaaaatcctgcaatgttttcctcaaaaaatgtattttcgatcaaagaaagaaagacgtaaacatcttggatgacatgggggtgagtaaattatcaggaaattttaattctgaagtgaactaatcctttaaaattaaTCATTCTCTACGGTTTCAGGTGGCTGACATAAAAAGAGTGAACAACCTTTTTCAAGAGCAGGACATGTATGCACTGAAGTCCATCAAAATCCCTGTGAAGAAGCATAGTCTGCTAACCGAGGCCAACTCTGAGCTCAGGAACCCTCAGCAAAGACCGTCCCATGATGCagcattatcaaacagcactgAAGCGAGCGTCTCGGGAAGACCTCAGGTGCAGGAGTACACCAATTACCTTAAAGAGGTGGACAGTGACATTGAGCGTCTGATCCAAAGCACAGACCCCTCAGAGGAGGTATTTTCTGGTGATTCCAGAGTATCCAGACGATGGGGATGGAGAAGCCAGCGCTTGCGCAGCTATGGTGCGGACTGGGGGATCCAGTGGTGGAACGCTGTAGTTGCCATGTTACTCATTGGCATTGTCCTACCAATATTCTATGTGGTATATTTTAAAACTCAAGAGAGTGGTGAATCTGTAGTGGACAATGGAGTGGTCAACATATCTGTGCCTACCTCAAACAATACAGGGGTGAGCGTCAGCTCAGTGAACCCTGGGAATATAATCGGAAACCACCTTGAGAAAAAGCAAGTATAACAatggaaaataatgatttgtatgtgtgtgtgtgtgtgtatagccTTTGAGATTTGGTTTGATGCCTACAATTTTCTTTGGTACTTTGCAGATAAACTTAGTATTACAAGTTGACTACATCTACAAGTCTTTGTAGACACAAATATTATGGTAAATTGATCACCCATAATAAAAAAGGTAAGTTTTAGGTTCAAAAGACTAATATTGCACACTATCCCAATTTCTTTTGCCTGTAAAAAGAGCAAACAGCACATCATTCAaaatttgtgttccacagaaacaagtttggagcgacatgagggtgagcaaatgatgacagaagttttcattttaggtgaactatgcctttaattTCATTTGCATGAAGGTACATTCATGAAGGTACAGATGAGATTATAAACTGAGTGTTAGTCTGCTTGCACTGTGAAACTGTTGTTATTGGTTTCATGGGtgcttttatttaaatgaattatgaAATTGTTATAACAGTTTTTCTTTGTggagaaagaaaaggaaaaaaaaaaactcattatgAAACATATCATAAAATTGATCATACTGTTGTGGTCATGTCTTTGTATATCAATGCTTGATGAAATTAATGCAATGAAGGAAAAGCAAAAGGGTTAAATTTTATACCTGTGTGACTGAATGGTATTTTATGCTAACTCAAATTTGTAtctatttctttgttttaatttttccaGAACACTATTGCcaaattgtttttcttttctttctttttttcatatgGAAAGGCACTATAGTGCCAGCAGTGCCAAAGAATGGATGTGTGTTAAATAACTATTTGTTCTGTCATTAGAAGTGCAATAAAACCAAGAACTAAGCTCATGGGCAGATGGACACATTTTAACCTTTGAATTGCGGTATTAAAACTTTTGAATCGGAGTTGGCCTACTGATTTTTCTTACAGATGTGTATTGCATGGGGATGGCCAGTGGGCGAGtgaattaaacattttcaaataaaacaaagagGGAAAAGTTTTGTATTGGATTCTAATGGTCTGAGAGCTGAAGGTAAAGTATGCTATTGCCTACATATGGTTGAATAgggaaaaatgtgttttcaaatGGCATCTGTAATTCAGCCGTGGCGTGGAGCTCCTCTGTCATTTACCAATAAggaaacaatttaaaatgttccaGTAATGTTTGGCCTAAAGTTGCTTAGAGTCAGGGTTGTAAACACAGAGGAAAACATGGGCCTGAGTAGATTTTCAAtcattttttggtaacactttacaataaggttcattagttaacatgaactaataatgaactgcacttctacagcatcaacatactaatacattattaaaatcaagagttgtatttgttaacattagttaatgcactgtgaagtagctaacaaactatgaacagctgtatttttattaactaagatttataaatacagtaataaatgtattgctcatggttagttcatgttagttaatgttaacaaatgaaccttatccgcttgttaagtcgtgacgtaagtaacgccgtttccgggcagtgcccaaggaagtcgaccggaagttgaagtcggccgggtgccgccatcttgtagcagaacttcacttgcgttagcatccccattgactcccattcattttggcgtcactttgacagtgaataactttacatctgaggcgtttaaagactccatttgtccattatttatttctaaagatacacgacaatgtataaagggctccattaccttctatgttacattatggccccgtagatacagtttttgtaaaaataggctaacgattgcgtcataaccactcgactctctgtcgcacagtagagaaattaccgtacagacaggaggagaagctcgcaggcaatcgggGAGATGTCAAGAgagatggcgtactggcgttacattttaaaatactatacaaaataattaatcagaatacttactcctgcttactcacgccaaagaactccccgctcaagctcgccgtctctgcaagattaacgatggcagttttcacgcacagctactagaagatttacatctgtcagacaggttgcggacgtcatcaagcttagtttgagtctgcgcgtcagaaacggaagtgctaaaaatcgctaaaaatgggcttcacttgtctcaattgagttccaatggggtcgctgtgtccatttcttttactgtctatgtttccgggtccaagcctcaactcgtttcacttgagaatgccatcgacggccgtttatgagcggtatttattcattttaaacatcaatcattttaaaaagttaaacattttaaatacttacagtctacacaacagtctccgtgcttacagcgtcacagatattaatattttaatgatttataaaagataaatcattgtctggccatctggaattttttggtatggagataaaggttataattatatattttttgtagtattacaccacatcgtgtatgtatattagcaccatttgttgttttcttgtggtatgagatagagcgttaggacccggaagcgctgccgcgtgacgtcataCTTAACAACCGGATTGTAACCATTTTCTCTCCAATCGTGTCACGGAACTAGGCCTAATGTTTCAAGTATCTTTTGAATTTTGAGTGTTTGACGTATTATATTAGTAAGCTGTACAAACCCAATATATACAGTGTttaaacttttcagttttttgttACTGTCAACACCATTTAGAGGAAAAGTACTTACGCAGCGTTAGGGCTGTAGGTTTACCATTATTTACAGATACCTTCGACTCGATCCTACATTTGCGTGGTATTCTCAGGATGATGTAATTGTATTGATACACGTAGTAGTTCGTATACAAAGCTTCAATAAAGAAAAGTGTTGCCGAGACTGAGATTGTTGAACAGATTCTCCCAGAGCGTCCATAGTGCGCTAAAAATGCGGATTAGACAGACGAGGACAAGGTCATTCTATTTGAATGTCCGTCAATAGAGATGTCTCTGCGTGTCATTCTTTTGTGTGCCTGGGTGCCGATCTTCAACATGTtctgcattacattcattctggAGCGAGTTATATTTGGAGtcttcttttaaagaaatagcTGTTTTATGTGAGGAGTCATGGACAGTTTTTGAGTTTGTGCTGCTGGCGACTAACAATGAACTCTTGCTTTTATATACTTGtatactgtatgttcattttttgttcttGTCGTTTGTTCGTCGTCTTTGCTTTATGTTTCGCTAAGCTTTATTTTGCTTCGCTTTTgctatgataaagagacatccactcttgcattgcaCATTCGTgcattttgggggcggagcaaAAAAGGGAGGGTGTGTTtttttgggttgatttcaaatacaGTGTTCAACTGATTCTCAggaatcacttactgcacctttaaattaatctgattctttctttcttaattgtttttttttttttacatttttaaatttttttttttacttgttttagaGGAACTGGCTTATCATGTTTGGGCCTTATCTAGCAGGCAATAGGCCACCAACAAATTGTCTCTGCCCACAGCAGCTATTTTTCCGTACACCATGTGTTTCCAGTCTTGTTGCACTTCTGTTCCAAGTCTTCTTTCAGTGTcctgttttctttctctttccacATTAGTTTGTACAACACAATAATAGAGTTAGTATTATTGAgataatacagtaatattgtgaaatattattacaatttaaaataactgttttctatttgaatatatttcacaatgtaatttattcttgtgttggcaaagctgaattttcagcatcattactccagtcttcagtgtcacatgatccttcagaaatcattctaatatgctgatctgctgctcaagaaacatttaatgtgtacaattgtacaaaatatttgtgtacaatattttttttcaggattatttgatgaatagaaagttcaaaagaacagtgtttatctgaaatctaatcttttgtaacattataaatgtctttactgccacttttgattgatttaatgcatccttgctgaataaaagtattcattttctttaatttcttttccaaaaaataaaaataaaaattcttactgaccccaaacttttgaagggtagtgtataatgctacagaagctttgtatttcagataaatgctgttcttttgaactttctattcatcaaagaatcctgaaaaaaaagtacacaactgttttcaacattgaaaataatcataaatgtttattgagcagcaaatcagcatattagaatgatttctgaaggatcatgtgacactgaagactggagtaacgatgctgaaaattcagctttgcatcacaggaataaattactttgtcaaatatatttaaatagtacacagttatttcaaattgtaataatatttcacaatattactgtttttttactgtatttttaattaaataaatgtagccttggtgagcagacgaaacttcttttaaaaacataaaaaatcttagtggttccaaacttttggactgtactgtatatatttgccattttaatttctttttaaaattttagaaATTTTTGTCATCTTCAAGTTTTTATCATGTCtgttatatagttttttttttattatttcagttggagttattttagtacatcaagttgaTGAAACAAAATGTTGCCATTGCAACTAGctgggaatttttttttattattatttcaagttttttttgGTGTGTACCCACTGATTGTTCACTATTTACCCACTAAAAATAACGTTGAAATTATATTCTATACACTTTTTTCCCTAAAATTTGCCTAAATACTCAAAAACTAGTCAAATGGTTTTTCAGTAGGTTATGGCGGGATTAAACAATTCTATTTTTGTTCATATATACAGTAGAAGACTTAAGGCAGGTAATATCCAGTGTTAGGGGTAACGCATTATGAGTAACGccagttatgtaatcagattacttttttcaagtaactagtaaagtgaagcattacttttaaatttacaacaaaatatctgaattacttttaagtaacgcaagttactttgttatcaatatattgactcacagctctcctgtccccatgttgagagaaatcgggagtaagtgcagaggtgttttgtgtgaacatgatggttgtTCTAGACTAGTTTTAGATTAAATGTGAGCATACATTTACTCATCTActtctcctgcatcctattcttctgtattccagaatggcagcacagctgaaaggcttgtttgtttgagctgcactCTCTACTTTAtaggtgtgaatttgcatttccttcagcctgaggcttattcatttcacttttgccaaaaatataactttttgttgttataaaaacaaacgcaaaaaaagtaaaaaagaaaaagtagcgcaaaagtaatgtaatgcattattattttccataaaatgTAACACAGTATTGTAaagcattaattttaaaagtaactttccccaacactggtaaaatcaaatatgaataaaaatttaattctaattaatatttttattagttcaAATGTGCTACTTTATTGAAATATCAATACTGAAACAGTCAACATGGGTTTGATTTTATAGCGTTAAAAATCAAAAGAACaggaagaaaggaaaaaaacGGTATTGTTAGCGTTTGTTCAACAGCTGTTTAGACTCAGTCCCATGCGATCTCACAACCTGAAAGCTTCATCTCACAGGCACAGCTCTCAGAAACAGTCTCTGCTGTGATCCTGCTCCAGGCCCCACAGCTTTGGCCCTGTGCCTTCTCCACGTCTGTGTCTCGGCTGCTGCAGCACAGACTGGGGCCGAGGACCACCCCTTTCTTTGTCTGCAAACCCAAACCGCAGTTATTACGCAAACCTTAACACTCCCAGAGCAAGTTCTGATGTGATCTGTTTGATTTCTGCATTATCTCAGATTTAGGAATATTATCTCAAATTTTGAATGCTGGTTAGACTTACAGTATAATACAGACAGACTTGTGAGTAATAATTGAAAAGGCTGAGAACCTCCCTTTGtgtttattctgagtgttttaCAGTCCTGAAAAGAATCTGTAAATCTATTAAAAACATGCATACACTCTTATCCATGaagaaactttaacatccatggaataaAAAGCTTCTTTATAGAGGAAAAagtttctttagattattaaaatatggCCCTTTTTTGGAGAAACTATGTTCACTGAAAAGTTTCTTTGGGAAACAGAAATGGTTcttttttggaacctttatatTTAAAAGTCTAGAATGTTTAATTGGCATAGATAAACTCACATCAGGCCTATGCGAGATCTTGTTTTGAAGGGTCCGAAATAGGATCAAGTAGccatttgtgtgtgttgtgttgtgctTTGTTTTCTTATGGTCGATTTTGTGTACTTGTGGGACAAATCACTCAATCTGAAGCATCTGCACTGAGTAAAAAACAGTGAAGAGATTCAAACTCTGTGGCTTTAAAGACTTTGCTCACTTGTGCGGTTGGCAGAATGCCGTGCGGCCACAAAACAGCCCTAATCCTTTTTCCAAGGAGCTTTCAACACTCATCTTTCTGGCAGTTTTTCCTCAAACTCCTTCGTCTGCATATAGTTTGATGGTATTGTGTGCGATGTCCACCAGAGGGCAGCCTTATCCTAAAGTTGCAGATAAATGAAAGCGTTCCATGTACTGTAGATTGTTATTTACAGTACGCCTTAGGTATTGCTTTCATTTGTCCCTTGAAACTTTCTTGCACATAGCAATTTCAGGCTTAGTTCATGGGAATGCATACATATAggttatataaacatatatatgcaTACATGTGTATTATGTTAAGCAAAGCTCAAAGCTCATGTTGCATATGATGTTGTTTTAATTCAGGTGTTTATTTATCATAATTTactatgcatgtatgtgtgtttgatAAGCATGGTTACGACGGGCGCTGGAGAGAATAGGGGGTTTTCTTCTCCCTGGGGGATTGAGCAGACACAGGGTAATTTGTAGTGAAATTTCCAGCAGGGTTCGTTTTGCAGGTGGCTGAGAGCACAGGGCGTGGTGAGGAATGAGAGGAGCAATTTGCTGTCTGAAGGCTGTGAATATGAGCATTGTTGCACAGCAGCAGGTTGGGTCGTGAGGCAATGGGCTTTGAGATCAGGGGCAATTTCATAGCTGGAAAGGTGGCAGAGTGAGAGATCAAAACAAGAGAGTGATCCTTTGAGGCATCTCTgcagacaaagaaaaaaaaaaatagggtaCGATATGTGACTGAACATA
The Megalobrama amblycephala isolate DHTTF-2021 linkage group LG19, ASM1881202v1, whole genome shotgun sequence DNA segment above includes these coding regions:
- the lysmd4 gene encoding lysM and putative peptidoglycan-binding domain-containing protein 4 isoform X1; this encodes MRRGDPLPRAFQAPVDVHASADGQVYMFRHRQEEPEASSEDEEFNVMELRPRSRESSSRERERVGEMLLLERDISHEDNLNKLALQYGCKVADIKRVNNLFQEQDMYALKSIKIPVKKHSLLTEANSELRNPQQRPSHDAALSNSTEASVSGRPQVQEYTNYLKEVDSDIERLIQSTDPSEEVFSGDSRVSRRWGWRSQRLRSYGADWGIQWWNAVVAMLLIGIVLPIFYVVYFKTQESGESVVDNGVVNISVPTSNNTGVSVSSVNPGNIIGNHLEKKQV
- the lysmd4 gene encoding lysM and putative peptidoglycan-binding domain-containing protein 4 isoform X2, translated to MRRGDPLPRAFQAPVDVHASADGQVYMFRHRQEEPEASSEDEEFNVMELRPRSRESSSRERERVGEMLLLERDISHEDNLNKLALQYGCKVADIKRVNNLFQEQDMYALKSIKIPVKKHSLLTEANSELRNPQQRPSHDAALSNSTEASVSGRPQVQEYTNYLKEVDSDIERLIQSTDPSEEVFSGDSRVSRRWGWRSQRLRSYGADWGIQWWNAVVAMLLIGIVLPIFYVVYFKTQESGESVVDNGVVNISVPTSNNTGVSVSSVNPGNIIGNHLEKK